The Vigna radiata var. radiata cultivar VC1973A chromosome 6, Vradiata_ver6, whole genome shotgun sequence DNA segment ACGTCTCTGCCATAACAATTGAAAATGATTCGTTATAATAACCTCAGCTCGAAATGGTAAGTTTACCCCTTATGTAATGTAGGGACAATTTATGCAGTAGAACTATACACTCTTTTACCATGGAATGTTCACTGTTGACTTGTATCAAAATAGCCATTAAATCAAATTCTTGATAAATTATTAGACATACTAATGGAAAATTACGTTACTACGATGAACGTGTGAAACTAAGAAGAAAAAACTCAAAGGGGAAGAGGTAGCTAGCAAAAATTTGAGTCAAAATATATTGGGACTGCTTTTGTAATAACGTTGGCTTTTTAAAGCAGCAACAGTACTACCAAATGCAACTTTGATTATTCAAGAGAAGGTGGTTGAAAACACTGCTCCACTAACAGGGTCTTAGATCACCAAATATGCTTAACAACCACATATCATTAACAACTCCAAGGTTCCCGTGTCAGCACCACTCCCTATAAATACCACAGTTATTCTCGTTATGTTCCTCACAAGTCATTTACAAAGTTTTTGAATTATAGTTTATGGTTTGAAATATGGCAGGTATTGCTACAGTGATGATGCTCATAACTACCATGCACTTGGCTTCTCTTGTGAGAGCACTAAATGTAAATTACTATGAAAATACGTGCCCTCATGTGGACTCCATTGTAGCTGCTTCTGTTCACAAAGCAACCATGAATGACAAAACTGTTCCAGCAGCTCTCCTTCGGATGCATTTTCACGATTGCTTCATAAGGGTATGCAACCTTTTGCTTGTCCTAAAATTCAAATAGTATTCATATGGAGCAAGCAACCTTCCTTTGCGTGTTGGTTCAATATCTTGCATGCACtgacattatatatatacacacacacgtCTAAAAGTGATGATGTTTACTCTTTTTCTAAGGGTTGTGATGCCTCTGTTCTTCTGGAATCAAAGGGGAAGACCATAGCAGAAAAGGATGGACCTCCTAACATTTCATTGCATGCATTTTATGTCATTGACAATGCTAAGAAAGCACTTGAAGAAGTATGCCCCGGAGTGGTATCTTGTGCTGATATTTTGGCTCTTGCTGCTAGGGATGCTGTTACTCTGGTTAGTGTCTCAATCAAACAATGATATACActaatcatatatttatttatgtattaattCATGATTGGATGATTATGTAAAACTTTGTAAGTCCGGTGGCCCTAATTGGGATGTTCCAAAAGGAAGAAAGGATGGAAGGATATCAATGGCCACTGAAACCAGACAATTGCCAGCTCCTACATTCAACATCTCCCAATTACAGCAAAGCTTCTCTCAAAGAGGCCTTTCCTTGGAGGATCTTGTAGCCCTCTCAGGTACTTTGAAACGAAAAAGTTGATAAAGATATAAGATATATGAGAACTGCATGATCATTAAATTCTGATACATGTATAAGATAACGTTCTGTTATGTGATGTGCAGGAGGTCACACACTAGGATTTGCTCACTGTTCATCCTTTCAGAACAGAATCCATAGATTCAGCCCAAAGCAAGACATTGACCCTTCCATGAAGGCTTCATTTGGAAGCAGGCTGAGAAGCATATGCCCCTCTCATAACAAGGTGAAAAATGCAGGAAGCTCGTTGGATTCTAGTTCAACCTTGTTTGACAATGCTTATTACAAGCTGCTCCTTCAAGGAGAGAGCATATTCTCTTCTGATGAAGCTCTGCTAACTCACCCCACCACTAAAGCTTTGGTTTCCAAGTTTGCTTATTCTCAAGAGGAATTTGAAAGGGCCTTCGTCAAGTCCATGATCAAGATGAGCAGCATCACCAACGCTGAACAACAACAAATCAGGCTCGATTGTAAATTCGTTAGATGATTCATAGTTCGTATTGAATCAAATGAGTTTGTGCTGTTACAATGGTCTTTTTACTTGTGTACTGACACCATTTTTCTAGCAGAAGAAATAAATGTCAAACTGAGGAAATATGTTTATGGTAATCCATGACTAGTGGCCGAAGCAAGTATTCaaaatttctttgaattttcAGTCTTTATTTTGATGTTGTGGGCTTTCTAACTGATCCCATGAATTTTGTTTGTCATCTGCTAATACTACAAGGATAATAGTTCAAATTCTGACTTTTTTCAggagtttattttttattttctaaaataatattgaagttgttttttaaaacgaaatttttaaaaaattaaaataaaaaggtaaacttttgttttaaggtataatatatatatatttttattaaaagttatcttttaaatattttataatagttttctTAAACTCGTACgtctatttttgtattttaaaaagtaaaaattggcTTATTTCTGCACCCAAATTGGAAGTGAAGCAATTAAGTCgcttattttctaattatttatttaaattcaataattctctctcaatatataattataattctgCTACTTATAGCAATTagatttagaatataaaaaaaattgtcaatcaTTATTGATGAAGAGTATGATAAAACAAGTTTATCCGTTATGAATATTTGAGAAGGAAAACAAGCATTAACGTTCAACCTTAAAACCATGTACAagattttacatattatttttccaaaataaaattattcaagttcattttaatttatgaaaataaatactttttttcatgtatttttcccctgaagtatttttttaagaaaacttcATCCAAAAATGTTacaaaacatacatacatacatatatatatatatatatatatatatatatatatatatatatatatatatatatatatatatatatatatatttctaagaATAATCTGCGCAATATATATGCACTTAACTAACCGATCAATATGTACAATAGTACTAATGAATGAACTGACAACTTAACCAAAACAAAGAATACGAAAAACACACATGTTATGGTCTGGAAAATTGAACAAACCAAAACCAAACCAGTACAATCATATCAGTATGCTCTCATCAAAAGCACCTTGCCATAAATAGATCAAGGAAGagccaaatatatatatatatatacatatcctGCTTGAGAAACCTTAATTCCTCCATTGCTCTGTGACAGCCACAGAAGCTTCATATACATGAACATAACTAAGTTACTAActctatatatataacattttttctaTATACAAGGTGGAACTGAAAGAAGAGACAATGTTTTACTTTTTGTCTGTGATTGTTTGCAGCACAAGCCTCCTGGATCTGTTTGTGGTGAGAAAACACAAGTAGATATGTCCCTCAAGCTCTTCCAACTGCTCCAGAAAGCTAGACTCACGCTCACGAAAATCTCTCATAACCTGCTTCAGAATCTCCCATTTCCCATTCCTCGCACATACCTCAGCAACCACTTTCCTATGCTCCACCTCGTCCTGTAACCTCTTCACCATCCTACTCATTGTGTCCAAATCATTTATCAGAATATAAATCCCTCTTGCAGCCACATCAAGTTCCTCACATAGCCGCTCAGAAGAACTGCACCCTACCCTTTCACCACCCTTCTTCACCAACAAACCCACCAAACCACCCAAAATACTAGGTGCTACCACCACCCCAACCACACTATGAAAAGCAAACACTAACAAACCAGCAAGAACCACACAATGTGAAGCAACAAGAGCTATTCCAGCAGCCTTCTTGCACACCCTCTTCACTGTCAACCTCCTTCTAATCTTCCTTCGCGTCTCTTTCAGTCCATCCAGAACTTCCACGCACTTGTCGTGAATGTCACGGAACTGCACGGCGCTAACAACAGAGAAAGGGTTGTTTTGCGAAGCAAATGAAGAAAGCTCTCCGTAGATGGTATCTTTGTGGATTTGGTCGTCGTTATCGGCATCGAGGACAATTTTTCTAAGCTTAACCATTCTTGTGATTCGTCGATAAGCAAGTCTTGCTGAATGGATTGCTTCAAGGATCGTGTCACAACAACGACACGCTTCCAAGGTGGCTTCGAAGTAGTCCACAAGAAGACGATGCGGATTCAACCTCTGCGTCATGTTTGCTATCATCTCTTGCCGTGGCTCAAGCAAGTACTCCGTAAGCTGCATGCATAAGGGAaccgaagaagaagaagaagaagaagaagacaaaggCGAAGATGAAGAGGAAGTTAGCATTTTGGTGGTTGTTTTTCCAAGACCCCCTTGTGCTTTGTTGCATATTTCAATGTAAGACTTTGTTCTGAATGCTTCCAAATACTCTTCATTTACGCTTCGCTTCTTACACAATCTATCTTCCTCACATCCTTTCCGTGATCTACCTGTTCAATGAATTTGCACACAAAACACAGCAACTTGGTCATAAAATGATTGGAGCAAATCAAAAGCAAACAtctaattgataaaataaagtgattatatatatatatacataaatatctGAATCAGAAATTACATATAAACTCATATATACCTGTTGTTTTTGGTAGAGAACAAAGCCACCTGGTACATGCCATGTCGCAGGTATACAATATGAggcagagaaagagagagaaggagagatCGAAGTGTTATACTGTGTGCATTAGAAATGTAATAAGGTGAATTGAAAAGAAGTATATAtagagagaggaagagagagaaaaggtgGTATGTATTGGTGGCTTGAGGAAGACAAGAAATCTAGTTGGCAGTTAGCAGTACCACAAATGGTTAATGACTTTGGTCACACGTAAGTGTACCTCACACGGTGTGTTCTCCCACATACACTTCCTCCCATAATCACCCTTTATACAAGAGTATATAACTACCTCACAATCACATTTAAGCattactttataattaatatcattatattattatatgctttattttatttttacatttttctctatgtaatatataattcttATTCAATCATTACCATATCTCCACAATCATTAAATGATcgaaattagtgttttttttttttaaaaaaaaaaaaaactcactaCTTTTGCTACATTTTATGCGGCGATATTTGTGTATTTACTTGCAACAACAGCTTTCTATGTCGTCTCTTGGTCAAATATTGCCAACATTAATTGATTTGTGGAGGATGATGTggttgaaaaacaaataattattgcTTAGGGTT contains these protein-coding regions:
- the LOC106764437 gene encoding peroxidase 64 isoform X1, coding for MAGIATVMMLITTMHLASLVRALNVNYYENTCPHVDSIVAASVHKATMNDKTVPAALLRMHFHDCFIRGCDASVLLESKGKTIAEKDGPPNISLHAFYVIDNAKKALEEVCPGVVSCADILALAARDAVTLSGGPNWDVPKGRKDGRISMATETRQLPAPTFNISQLQQSFSQRGLSLEDLVALSGGHTLGFAHCSSFQNRIHRFSPKQDIDPSMKASFGSRLRSICPSHNKVKNAGSSLDSSSTLFDNAYYKLLLQGESIFSSDEALLTHPTTKALVSKFAYSQEEFERAFVKSMIKMSSITNAEQQQIRLDCKFVR
- the LOC106764437 gene encoding peroxidase 64 isoform X2, producing the protein MMLITTMHLASLVRALNVNYYENTCPHVDSIVAASVHKATMNDKTVPAALLRMHFHDCFIRGCDASVLLESKGKTIAEKDGPPNISLHAFYVIDNAKKALEEVCPGVVSCADILALAARDAVTLSGGPNWDVPKGRKDGRISMATETRQLPAPTFNISQLQQSFSQRGLSLEDLVALSGGHTLGFAHCSSFQNRIHRFSPKQDIDPSMKASFGSRLRSICPSHNKVKNAGSSLDSSSTLFDNAYYKLLLQGESIFSSDEALLTHPTTKALVSKFAYSQEEFERAFVKSMIKMSSITNAEQQQIRLDCKFVR
- the LOC106764430 gene encoding UPF0496 protein At1g20180 — protein: MACTRWLCSLPKTTGRSRKGCEEDRLCKKRSVNEEYLEAFRTKSYIEICNKAQGGLGKTTTKMLTSSSSSPLSSSSSSSSSVPLCMQLTEYLLEPRQEMIANMTQRLNPHRLLVDYFEATLEACRCCDTILEAIHSARLAYRRITRMVKLRKIVLDADNDDQIHKDTIYGELSSFASQNNPFSVVSAVQFRDIHDKCVEVLDGLKETRRKIRRRLTVKRVCKKAAGIALVASHCVVLAGLLVFAFHSVVGVVVAPSILGGLVGLLVKKGGERVGCSSSERLCEELDVAARGIYILINDLDTMSRMVKRLQDEVEHRKVVAEVCARNGKWEILKQVMRDFRERESSFLEQLEELEGHIYLCFLTTNRSRRLVLQTITDKK